One stretch of Streptomyces sp. R21 DNA includes these proteins:
- a CDS encoding heavy-metal-associated domain-containing protein has product MTAQTDTTGSVTTVYRVSGMSCGHCEGSVSGEIAEIAGVSSVKAVASTGEVTVVSAAPLDEEAVRAAVDEAGFELVSKA; this is encoded by the coding sequence ATGACCGCGCAGACCGACACCACCGGCTCCGTCACGACCGTCTACCGGGTGAGCGGGATGAGCTGTGGGCACTGTGAGGGCTCCGTCTCCGGCGAGATCGCCGAGATCGCCGGTGTCAGCTCGGTGAAGGCCGTCGCCTCGACCGGCGAGGTCACCGTCGTCTCCGCCGCGCCGCTCGACGAGGAGGCCGTCCGCGCCGCCGTCGACGAGGCCGGCTTCGAGCTCGTCAGCAAGGCCTGA
- a CDS encoding citrate synthase, giving the protein MSDNSVVLRFGDGEYTYPVIDSTVGDKGFDIGKLRAQTGLVTLDSGYGNTAAYKSAITYLDGEQGILRYRGYPIEQLAERSTFLEVAYLLINGELPTVDELSTFKGEITQHTLLHEDVKNFYRGFPRDAHPMAMLSSVVSALSTFYQDSHNPFDEKQRNLSTIRLLAKLPTIAAYAYKKSIGHPFVYPRNDLGYVENFLRMTFSVPAQDYDLDPVVVSALDKLLILHADHEQNCSTSTVRLVGSSQANMFASISAGISALWGPLHGGANQSVLEMLEGIQANGGDVDSFIRKVKNKEDGVRLMGFGHRVYKSFDPRAKIIKAAAHDVLSALGKSDELLDIALKLEEHALSDDYFVSRNLYPNVDFYTGLIYRAMGFPTEMFTVLFALGRLPGWIAQWHEMIKEPGSRIGRPRQIYTGEVLRDFVPVEAR; this is encoded by the coding sequence GTGAGCGACAACTCTGTAGTACTGCGGTTCGGCGATGGCGAGTACACCTACCCGGTGATCGACAGCACCGTCGGCGACAAGGGCTTCGACATCGGGAAGCTCCGCGCCCAGACCGGGCTGGTGACGCTGGACAGCGGGTACGGCAACACCGCCGCGTATAAATCCGCGATCACCTATCTCGACGGTGAGCAGGGCATCCTCCGCTACCGCGGCTACCCGATCGAGCAGCTCGCCGAGCGCTCGACGTTCCTGGAGGTGGCCTACCTCCTGATCAACGGTGAGCTGCCGACGGTCGACGAGCTCTCCACGTTCAAGGGTGAGATCACGCAGCACACCCTGCTGCACGAGGACGTCAAGAACTTCTACCGCGGCTTCCCGCGCGACGCCCACCCGATGGCGATGCTGTCCTCGGTCGTCTCCGCGCTGTCCACGTTCTACCAGGACAGCCACAACCCGTTCGACGAGAAGCAGCGCAACCTCTCGACGATCCGGCTGCTCGCCAAGCTTCCGACGATCGCCGCGTACGCGTACAAGAAGTCGATCGGCCACCCCTTCGTCTACCCGCGCAACGACCTCGGGTACGTCGAGAACTTCCTCCGCATGACCTTCTCGGTCCCGGCGCAGGACTACGACCTCGACCCGGTCGTCGTCTCCGCGCTGGACAAGCTGCTGATCCTGCACGCGGACCACGAGCAGAACTGTTCGACCTCGACGGTCCGCCTGGTCGGTTCGTCGCAGGCCAACATGTTCGCGTCGATCTCCGCCGGCATCTCCGCGCTCTGGGGCCCGCTGCACGGCGGCGCCAACCAGTCCGTCCTGGAGATGCTGGAAGGCATCCAGGCCAACGGCGGCGACGTCGACTCCTTCATCCGCAAGGTGAAGAACAAGGAGGACGGCGTCCGCCTGATGGGCTTCGGCCACCGGGTGTACAAGTCCTTCGACCCGCGCGCCAAGATCATCAAGGCCGCGGCGCACGACGTCCTCTCCGCCCTCGGCAAGTCCGACGAGCTGCTGGACATCGCGCTCAAGCTGGAGGAGCACGCGCTCTCCGACGACTACTTCGTCTCGCGCAACCTCTACCCCAACGTGGACTTCTACACGGGCCTGATCTACCGCGCCATGGGCTTCCCGACCGAGATGTTCACGGTCCTGTTCGCCCTCGGCCGCCTCCCGGGCTGGATCGCCCAGTGGCACGAGATGATCAAGGAGCCGGGTTCCCGTATCGGCCGCCCGCGCCAGATCTACACGGGCGAGGTCCTGCGCGACTTCGTGCCCGTCGAGGCACGTTGA
- a CDS encoding substrate-binding domain-containing protein, whose protein sequence is MATDTLKSTTGASGASAVRRLLLDNGALSALIVLVVAMSALSGDFLTTDNLLNIGVQAAVTAILAFGVTFVIVSAGIDLSVGSVAALSATVLAWMATSEGVPVWIAVILAIATGIACGFVNGILISYGKLPPFIATLAMLSVGRGLSLVISQGSPIAFPDSVSHLGDTLGGWLPVPVLVMIVMGLITAVILGRTYIGRSMYAIGGNEEAARLSGLRVKKQKIAIYALSGLFAAAAGIVLASRLSSAQPQAAQGYELDAIAAVVIGGASLAGGTGKASGTLIGALILAVLRNGLNLLSVSAFWQQVVIGVVIALAVLLDTVRRKAGATPVAAGTSGGGGRGKQAATYVIAAVVAAAVVGAMSFLHNDDSSTGTNKKIGLSLSTLNNPFFVQIKAGAQEEAKKLGADLTVTDAQNDASQQANQLQNFTSSGVGSIIVNPVDSDAAGPSVRSANKSDIPVVGVDRGVNKADTAALVASDNIEGGKLGAKAMAEKLGGKGRIVILQGLAGTSASRERGAGFAAGLKAYPGIEVVARQPADFDRTKGLDVMTNLLQAHPDIDGVFAENDEMALGAIKALGSKAGKSVSVIGFDGTPDGLTAVKAGTLYASVAQQPKELGRIAVENALKAADGKKVAETVKVPVKVVTSKNVAGFGG, encoded by the coding sequence GTGGCCACTGACACGCTCAAGAGCACAACGGGCGCGAGTGGCGCCTCGGCGGTCCGCCGCCTCCTGCTCGACAACGGTGCGCTCAGCGCGCTGATCGTCCTCGTCGTCGCGATGTCGGCGCTGTCCGGCGACTTCCTGACGACGGACAACCTGCTCAACATCGGCGTCCAGGCGGCCGTGACCGCCATCCTCGCCTTCGGCGTCACCTTCGTGATCGTCTCGGCGGGCATCGACCTGTCGGTCGGTTCGGTCGCCGCCCTCTCCGCCACCGTCCTTGCCTGGATGGCCACTTCGGAGGGCGTCCCGGTCTGGATCGCGGTGATCCTCGCGATCGCCACCGGCATAGCGTGCGGCTTCGTCAACGGCATCCTGATCTCGTACGGGAAGCTGCCGCCGTTCATCGCGACGCTGGCCATGCTCTCGGTGGGCCGCGGCCTGTCGCTGGTCATCTCGCAGGGCAGCCCGATCGCGTTCCCCGACTCGGTCTCGCACCTCGGTGACACCCTCGGCGGCTGGCTGCCGGTGCCGGTCCTGGTCATGATCGTCATGGGCCTGATCACCGCCGTGATCCTCGGCCGTACGTACATCGGCCGCTCCATGTACGCGATCGGCGGCAACGAGGAGGCGGCCCGCCTCTCCGGCCTTCGCGTGAAGAAGCAGAAGATCGCGATCTACGCCCTCTCCGGTCTCTTCGCGGCCGCCGCGGGCATCGTCCTCGCCTCCCGGCTCTCCTCCGCGCAGCCGCAGGCCGCGCAGGGCTACGAGCTGGACGCGATCGCCGCGGTCGTCATCGGCGGCGCCTCCCTCGCGGGCGGCACCGGCAAGGCCTCCGGCACCCTGATCGGCGCGCTGATCCTCGCGGTGCTGCGCAACGGGCTCAACCTGCTCTCCGTGTCCGCCTTCTGGCAGCAGGTCGTCATCGGTGTGGTCATCGCGCTCGCGGTGCTCCTCGACACGGTGCGGCGCAAGGCCGGGGCGACCCCGGTCGCGGCCGGTACGTCGGGCGGTGGCGGCCGGGGTAAGCAGGCGGCGACGTACGTCATCGCGGCCGTGGTCGCGGCGGCCGTCGTCGGCGCGATGTCCTTCCTGCACAACGACGACTCCTCGACCGGCACGAACAAGAAGATCGGCCTGTCCCTCTCCACTCTGAACAACCCCTTCTTCGTGCAGATCAAGGCGGGTGCGCAGGAGGAGGCGAAGAAGCTGGGCGCCGACCTGACGGTGACGGACGCCCAGAACGACGCCTCCCAGCAGGCCAACCAGCTCCAGAACTTCACCAGTTCGGGTGTCGGCTCGATCATCGTGAACCCGGTGGACTCGGACGCGGCGGGCCCGTCGGTGCGCTCCGCGAACAAGTCCGACATCCCCGTCGTCGGCGTCGACCGCGGCGTCAACAAGGCCGACACGGCCGCGCTGGTCGCCTCCGACAACATCGAGGGCGGCAAGCTCGGCGCCAAGGCCATGGCCGAGAAGCTGGGCGGCAAGGGCAGGATCGTGATCCTTCAGGGGCTGGCCGGAACGTCGGCGAGCCGCGAGCGCGGGGCCGGTTTCGCCGCGGGCCTCAAGGCCTACCCGGGCATCGAGGTCGTCGCCCGGCAGCCCGCGGACTTCGACCGCACCAAGGGCCTCGACGTGATGACGAACCTGCTCCAGGCCCACCCCGACATCGACGGTGTCTTCGCCGAGAACGACGAGATGGCGCTCGGCGCGATCAAGGCGCTCGGCTCCAAGGCCGGCAAATCGGTCTCCGTCATCGGCTTCGACGGCACCCCCGACGGTCTGACGGCCGTCAAGGCGGGCACGCTCTACGCGTCCGTGGCCCAGCAGCCGAAGGAACTCGGCCGGATCGCGGTCGAGAACGCGCTGAAGGCGGCCGACGGCAAGAAGGTCGCCGAGACGGTGAAGGTGCCGGTGAAGGTGGTCACGTCGAAGAACGTGGCGGGCTTCGGCGGCTGA
- a CDS encoding sugar ABC transporter ATP-binding protein, whose product MSNPDELLRIEGIRKTFPGVVALDSVDFDLRRGEVHVLLGENGAGKSTLIKMLSGAYQPDSGRVLVDGEEERIHGAQDSERLGIATIYQEFNLVPDLTVAENIFLGRQPRRFGLIDRKTMETDAEALLKRVGVNVSPRARVRELGIARLQMVEIAKALSLNARVLIMDEPTAVLTSEEVDKLFSIVRQLREDGVGIVFITHHLEEIAALGDRVTVIRDGRSVGQVPASTPEDELVRLMVGRSIEQQYPRERADAGAALLTVEGLTKDGVFHDVSFEVRAGEVVGIAGLVGAGRTEVVRAVFGADAYDKGSVEVAGARLPRHDVNAAMTAGIGLVPEDRKGQGLLLDASVEENLGLVTMRAATRGGLVDLKGQREAAARIAEQLGVRMAGLGQHVRTLSGGNQQKVVIGKWLLADTKVLILDEPTRGIDVGAKVEIYQLVNELTAAGAAVLMISSDLPEVLGMSDRVLVMAQGRIAGELTAAEATQDSVMALAVSIPTIPTTTPVTAVEGSRGH is encoded by the coding sequence GTGAGCAACCCGGACGAGTTGCTGCGTATCGAAGGGATACGCAAGACCTTCCCCGGCGTGGTCGCGCTCGACAGCGTCGACTTCGATCTGCGCCGCGGTGAGGTGCACGTGCTGCTCGGCGAGAACGGCGCGGGCAAGAGCACGCTCATCAAGATGCTGTCCGGCGCCTACCAGCCCGACTCAGGACGTGTCCTGGTCGACGGCGAGGAAGAGCGCATCCACGGGGCACAGGACTCCGAGCGCCTCGGCATCGCGACGATCTACCAGGAGTTCAACCTGGTGCCCGATCTGACGGTCGCCGAGAACATCTTCCTGGGCCGGCAGCCGCGCCGCTTCGGACTGATCGACCGCAAGACCATGGAGACCGACGCCGAGGCACTGCTCAAGCGTGTCGGGGTGAACGTGTCTCCACGCGCGCGTGTCCGTGAACTCGGTATCGCCCGTCTGCAGATGGTCGAGATCGCGAAGGCGCTCAGCCTGAACGCGCGCGTGCTCATCATGGACGAGCCCACCGCCGTTCTCACCTCCGAAGAGGTCGACAAGCTCTTCAGCATCGTCCGGCAGTTGCGCGAGGACGGTGTCGGCATCGTCTTCATCACGCACCACCTGGAGGAGATCGCCGCCCTGGGCGACCGGGTCACTGTCATCCGCGACGGCCGGAGCGTCGGCCAGGTGCCCGCGTCCACGCCCGAGGACGAACTCGTACGCCTCATGGTGGGCCGCTCCATCGAACAGCAGTACCCGCGGGAACGGGCCGACGCCGGCGCCGCGCTGCTGACCGTCGAAGGGCTCACCAAGGACGGCGTCTTCCACGACGTGAGCTTCGAGGTGCGGGCCGGTGAGGTCGTCGGCATCGCGGGGCTCGTCGGGGCGGGCCGTACGGAGGTCGTCCGGGCCGTCTTCGGCGCCGATGCCTACGACAAGGGGTCGGTCGAGGTCGCCGGGGCGCGGCTGCCGCGGCACGATGTCAACGCGGCGATGACCGCGGGGATCGGCCTGGTCCCCGAGGACCGCAAGGGCCAGGGCCTGCTCCTGGACGCCTCCGTCGAGGAGAACCTCGGCCTGGTGACCATGCGCGCCGCCACCCGCGGCGGGCTCGTCGACCTCAAGGGCCAGCGGGAGGCGGCCGCGCGGATCGCCGAGCAGCTCGGCGTCCGGATGGCCGGCCTCGGCCAGCATGTGCGCACGCTCTCCGGCGGCAACCAGCAGAAGGTCGTCATCGGCAAGTGGCTGCTCGCCGACACCAAGGTGCTGATCCTCGACGAGCCGACGCGCGGTATCGACGTCGGCGCCAAGGTCGAGATCTACCAGCTCGTCAACGAACTGACGGCCGCCGGTGCCGCCGTCCTGATGATCTCCAGCGACCTGCCCGAGGTCCTGGGCATGAGCGACCGGGTCCTCGTCATGGCGCAGGGCCGGATCGCGGGCGAACTCACCGCGGCCGAGGCCACCCAGGACTCGGTGATGGCCCTCGCCGTCAGCATTCCAACCATCCCGACCACCACCCCTGTTACCGCTGTGGAGGGCTCCCGTGGCCACTGA
- a CDS encoding heavy metal translocating P-type ATPase: MTTAVPESAAPESPIAATAPTAEVELAIGGMTCASCAARVEKKLNRMDGVTATVNFATEKAKVSYPEGVQVADLIATVVRTGYTAEEPPPPTVAHEEEAAPAEDPELASLRERLTVSVLLAVPVILMAMVPALQFDNWQWLSLTLAAPVVVWGGLPFHRAAFTNARHGAATMDTLVSVGTLAAFGWSLWALFFGDAGMAGMKDGFEFTVSRTDGASSIYLEVASGVVAFILLGRYLEARSKRRAGAALKALLELGAKDVSVLRGGREVRVPVSQLAVGDRFVVRPGEKIATDGTVVEGASAVDAAMLTGESVPVDVSVGSTVTGATVNAGGRLVVEATRVGADTQLARMARLVEDAQNGKAEVQRLADRISGIFVPVVLVLALATFGVWIGVTGDTVAAFTAAVAVLIIACPCALGLATPTALMVGTGRGAQLGILIKGPEVLESTRRVDTVVLDKTGTVTTGRMTLHEVYVAEGLEGVDEKELLRVAGALEHASEHPIAQAVAAGAEERTGALPAVEQFENVPGLGVRGRVDGREVTVGRLVDVLPKELARAKAAAETEGRTAVVVARDGVALGVLTVADAIKETSAEAVRRLRALGLTPVLLTGDNRAVAEAVARAVGIDAGNVFAEVLPQDKVDVVKRLQGEGHSVAMVGDGVNDAAALATADLGLAMGTGTDAAIEASDLTLVRGDLRVAADAIRLSRRTLSTIKGNLVWAFGYNVAALPLAAAGLLNPMIAGAAMAFSSVFVVTNSLRLRAFS; encoded by the coding sequence ATGACCACCGCAGTACCCGAGAGCGCAGCACCCGAGAGCCCCATAGCGGCGACCGCCCCGACCGCCGAGGTCGAGCTCGCCATCGGCGGAATGACCTGCGCCTCCTGCGCGGCCCGCGTCGAGAAGAAGCTCAACCGGATGGACGGCGTCACCGCCACGGTGAACTTCGCGACGGAGAAGGCGAAGGTCTCCTACCCCGAGGGGGTACAGGTCGCCGATCTCATCGCCACCGTCGTGAGGACGGGCTACACGGCCGAGGAGCCCCCGCCGCCGACAGTCGCGCACGAGGAAGAGGCGGCACCCGCCGAGGACCCCGAACTGGCCTCCCTGCGCGAGCGTCTCACCGTCTCCGTCCTGCTCGCCGTTCCCGTCATCCTGATGGCGATGGTCCCGGCCCTGCAGTTCGACAACTGGCAGTGGCTGTCGCTGACGCTCGCCGCGCCCGTCGTCGTCTGGGGCGGACTGCCGTTCCACCGAGCCGCGTTCACCAACGCCCGGCACGGCGCGGCCACCATGGACACCCTCGTCTCGGTCGGCACGCTCGCCGCCTTCGGCTGGTCCCTGTGGGCGCTGTTCTTCGGCGACGCGGGGATGGCGGGCATGAAGGACGGCTTCGAGTTCACCGTCTCCCGAACGGACGGCGCGTCGTCGATCTACCTCGAAGTCGCCTCCGGTGTCGTCGCGTTCATCCTGCTCGGCCGCTATCTGGAGGCCCGCTCCAAGCGCCGCGCCGGCGCCGCCCTCAAGGCACTGCTCGAACTGGGCGCCAAGGACGTGTCGGTGCTCAGGGGAGGTCGTGAAGTACGCGTCCCGGTCAGCCAGTTGGCCGTCGGCGACCGCTTCGTCGTACGGCCCGGCGAGAAGATCGCCACCGACGGCACGGTCGTCGAGGGGGCTTCGGCGGTGGACGCCGCCATGCTGACCGGCGAGTCGGTGCCGGTCGACGTCTCGGTGGGCTCCACGGTGACCGGCGCGACGGTGAACGCCGGGGGCCGGCTCGTCGTCGAGGCCACCCGCGTCGGCGCCGACACCCAGCTCGCCCGCATGGCACGCCTCGTCGAGGACGCGCAGAACGGCAAGGCCGAGGTGCAGCGCCTCGCCGACCGGATCTCCGGGATCTTCGTGCCGGTGGTGCTGGTGCTCGCGCTCGCCACCTTCGGGGTGTGGATCGGCGTCACCGGTGACACGGTCGCCGCGTTCACCGCCGCCGTCGCGGTGCTGATCATCGCCTGCCCGTGCGCGCTGGGCCTCGCCACGCCGACCGCCCTCATGGTCGGCACGGGCCGCGGCGCCCAACTCGGCATCCTCATCAAGGGCCCCGAGGTCCTGGAGTCCACCCGCCGCGTCGACACCGTCGTCCTGGACAAGACCGGGACGGTGACGACCGGCCGGATGACCCTCCATGAGGTCTACGTCGCCGAGGGCCTCGAAGGCGTCGACGAGAAGGAGCTCCTACGGGTCGCAGGCGCCCTTGAGCACGCCTCCGAGCACCCGATCGCCCAGGCGGTCGCCGCGGGCGCCGAGGAGCGCACAGGAGCCCTTCCTGCGGTCGAGCAGTTCGAGAACGTGCCCGGCCTCGGCGTGCGCGGGCGCGTGGACGGGCGCGAGGTGACCGTGGGGCGGCTCGTCGACGTGCTTCCCAAGGAACTGGCCCGGGCCAAGGCCGCGGCCGAGACGGAGGGGCGTACGGCCGTCGTGGTCGCCCGGGACGGGGTGGCACTCGGTGTCCTGACGGTCGCCGACGCGATCAAGGAGACCAGCGCCGAGGCCGTACGGCGGCTGCGGGCGCTCGGTCTCACGCCGGTGCTGCTCACCGGGGACAACCGGGCCGTCGCCGAGGCGGTCGCCCGAGCCGTCGGGATCGACGCCGGGAATGTGTTCGCCGAGGTACTGCCGCAGGACAAGGTCGACGTGGTCAAGAGGTTGCAGGGCGAGGGCCACAGCGTCGCGATGGTCGGTGACGGCGTCAACGACGCGGCCGCGCTCGCCACCGCCGACCTGGGCCTGGCCATGGGCACCGGCACCGACGCGGCGATCGAGGCGAGCGATCTGACGCTTGTGCGCGGGGACCTCCGGGTGGCCGCGGACGCGATCCGGCTGTCGCGCAGGACCCTCTCCACCATCAAGGGAAACCTGGTCTGGGCCTTCGGATACAACGTGGCCGCGCTGCCGCTGGCCGCGGCCGGGCTGCTGAACCCGATGATCGCGGGCGCCGCGATGGCCTTCTCCTCGGTGTTCGTGGTGACGAACAGCCTTCGGCTCAGGGCATTCTCATGA
- a CDS encoding ATP-dependent RecD-like DNA helicase, whose product MSNQAGTTRQVNLAVVEGVLERITYANEENGYTVARVDTGRGAADLLTVVGSLLGAQVGESLRMEGRWGSHPQYGKQFTVENYTTVLPATVQGIRRYLGSGLVKGIGPVFADRITQHFGIDTLQIIEEEPKRLIEVPGLGPKRTKKIADAWEEQKAIKEVMLFLQTVEVSTSIAVRIYKKYGDASISVVKNQPYRLASDVWGIGFLTADKIAQSVGIPHDSPERVKAGLQYALSQSTDQGHCFLPEEQLIADAVKLLQVDTGLVIECLAELAAPPAEGEDPGVVRERVPGPDGGPVTAIYLVPFHRAELSLSAQLLRLLRTAEDRMPGFHDVAWDKALTWLKGRTGAELAPEQEEAVRLALTKKVAVLTGGPGCGKSFTVRSIVELARAKKARVVLAAPTGRAAKRLAELTGAEASTVHRLLELKPGGDAAYDKDRPLEADLVVVDEASMLDLLLANKLAKAVPPGAHLLFVGDVDQLPSVGAGEVLRDLLADGGPVPAVRLTKVFRQAQQSGVVTNAHRINSGQHPVTDGMKDFFLFVEDETEEAGRLTVDVAARRIPAKFGLDPRRDVQVLAPMHRGPAGAGALNGLLQQAITPARPGLPEKRFGGRVFRVGDKVTQIRNNYEKGKNGVFNGTVGVVTSLDPEEQRLTVLTDEDEEVAYEFDELDELAHAYAVTIHRSQGSEYPAVVIPVTTGAWMMLQRNLLYTAVTRAKKLVVLVGSRKAIGQAVRTVSAGRRCTALDFRLSPCPLDR is encoded by the coding sequence ATGTCCAATCAGGCGGGGACCACCCGGCAGGTGAACCTGGCGGTGGTGGAGGGCGTACTGGAGCGCATCACGTACGCGAACGAGGAGAACGGGTACACGGTCGCCCGGGTGGACACCGGCCGAGGCGCCGCCGACCTGCTCACCGTCGTGGGCTCGCTCCTCGGTGCCCAGGTGGGGGAGTCCCTGCGCATGGAGGGCCGTTGGGGCTCGCATCCGCAGTACGGCAAGCAGTTCACCGTGGAGAACTACACGACCGTCCTGCCGGCCACCGTCCAGGGCATCCGCCGCTATCTCGGCTCCGGCCTGGTCAAGGGCATCGGCCCGGTCTTCGCCGACCGCATCACCCAGCACTTCGGCATCGACACCCTGCAGATCATCGAGGAGGAGCCGAAGCGGCTGATCGAGGTCCCCGGCCTCGGCCCCAAGCGCACCAAGAAGATCGCCGACGCCTGGGAGGAACAGAAGGCGATCAAGGAGGTCATGCTCTTCCTCCAGACCGTCGAGGTGTCGACGTCGATCGCGGTGCGCATCTACAAGAAGTACGGCGACGCGTCGATCTCCGTCGTCAAGAACCAGCCCTACCGCCTGGCCTCCGACGTCTGGGGCATCGGCTTCCTCACCGCCGACAAGATCGCCCAGTCCGTCGGCATCCCGCACGACAGCCCCGAGCGCGTCAAGGCAGGCCTCCAGTACGCCCTTTCGCAGTCCACCGACCAGGGCCACTGCTTCCTCCCCGAGGAGCAGCTGATCGCCGACGCGGTGAAGCTCCTCCAGGTAGACACCGGCCTGGTCATCGAGTGCCTCGCCGAGCTGGCGGCGCCCCCGGCGGAGGGCGAGGACCCCGGAGTCGTACGGGAGAGGGTGCCGGGCCCCGACGGCGGGCCCGTGACCGCCATCTACCTGGTCCCCTTCCACCGCGCCGAACTCTCCCTCTCCGCCCAGCTGCTGCGCCTGCTGCGCACCGCAGAGGACCGGATGCCCGGCTTCCACGACGTGGCCTGGGACAAGGCGCTGACCTGGCTCAAGGGGCGTACGGGGGCGGAGCTGGCCCCCGAGCAGGAGGAAGCCGTCCGGCTCGCGCTCACCAAGAAGGTCGCCGTCCTCACCGGCGGTCCGGGCTGCGGCAAGTCCTTCACGGTCCGCTCGATCGTGGAGCTGGCCCGCGCCAAGAAGGCCAGGGTCGTCCTCGCCGCTCCCACCGGCCGCGCCGCCAAGCGCCTCGCGGAACTCACCGGGGCCGAGGCCTCCACCGTGCACCGGCTCCTGGAGCTGAAGCCGGGCGGCGACGCGGCGTACGACAAGGACCGCCCCCTGGAAGCGGACCTGGTGGTCGTCGACGAGGCGTCGATGCTCGACCTGCTCCTCGCCAACAAGCTGGCCAAGGCGGTGCCCCCGGGCGCCCATCTGCTCTTCGTCGGGGATGTCGACCAGCTGCCCAGCGTCGGCGCGGGGGAGGTGCTGCGCGACCTGCTCGCCGACGGCGGCCCGGTCCCGGCGGTCCGCCTGACCAAGGTCTTCCGCCAGGCCCAGCAGTCCGGTGTGGTCACCAACGCGCACCGGATCAACTCCGGGCAGCACCCGGTCACCGACGGCATGAAGGACTTCTTCCTCTTCGTCGAGGACGAGACCGAGGAGGCCGGCCGGCTCACCGTCGATGTGGCGGCACGGCGGATTCCGGCCAAGTTCGGCCTCGATCCGCGGCGCGACGTTCAGGTGCTGGCGCCGATGCACCGGGGCCCGGCGGGCGCGGGCGCGCTGAACGGCCTGCTCCAGCAGGCGATCACACCGGCCCGGCCGGGGCTCCCCGAGAAGCGCTTCGGCGGCCGTGTCTTCCGGGTCGGCGACAAGGTCACCCAGATTCGCAACAATTACGAGAAGGGCAAGAACGGTGTGTTCAACGGCACCGTGGGCGTGGTGACCTCCCTCGATCCGGAAGAGCAGCGCCTGACGGTGCTGACGGACGAGGACGAGGAGGTGGCGTACGAGTTCGACGAACTCGACGAGCTGGCCCATGCCTACGCGGTGACGATCCACCGCTCCCAGGGCAGTGAGTATCCGGCGGTGGTGATCCCGGTCACCACCGGAGCGTGGATGATGCTCCAGCGGAACCTGCTCTACACGGCGGTGACCCGCGCCAAGAAGCTGGTCGTCCTCGTCGGTTCACGCAAAGCCATAGGTCAGGCAGTCCGCACGGTGTCCGCCGGACGGCGGTGCACGGCGCTGGACTTCCGGCTCTCCCCCTGCCCTCTCGACCGCTGA
- a CDS encoding LacI family DNA-binding transcriptional regulator, giving the protein MASIKDVAAEAGVSVATVSRVLNEHPSVSPEARTRVLAAVDTLGYRPNAVARSLRTDQTRTLGLVISDVLNPYFTELARSVEEEARALGYSVIIGNADERPELQDHHVRTLMDRRIDGLLVSPADGGSPLLLDAARAGTPMVFVDRWIPGVDVPVVRSDGREAIRDLVAHLHGLGHRRLAIIAGPAATTTGSERVAAFREALAAYGLELPDAYIGQGDFQAESGRRATEGFLDLPEPPEVVFAADNLMALGALDAIRARGMRVPEDIALAAFDDIPWFVHTDPPITAIAQPTGELGRAAVRALIDRIEGRPPQSVTLPARLVVRRSCGESPVTNRSNP; this is encoded by the coding sequence ATGGCGAGCATCAAGGACGTCGCCGCCGAGGCGGGCGTATCCGTCGCCACGGTCTCGCGCGTCCTGAACGAGCATCCGTCCGTCAGCCCCGAGGCGCGCACCCGCGTCCTGGCTGCCGTCGACACGCTGGGCTACCGTCCCAACGCCGTCGCCCGTTCCCTGCGCACCGACCAGACCCGCACCCTCGGCCTGGTCATCAGCGACGTACTGAACCCGTACTTCACCGAGTTGGCCCGCTCCGTCGAGGAGGAGGCCCGTGCCCTCGGCTACAGCGTCATCATCGGCAACGCCGACGAGCGGCCCGAGCTCCAGGACCACCACGTCCGCACGCTCATGGACCGCCGTATCGACGGCCTTCTCGTCTCCCCCGCCGACGGCGGTTCGCCCTTACTGCTGGACGCCGCCCGCGCGGGCACCCCGATGGTCTTCGTGGACCGCTGGATCCCGGGCGTGGACGTGCCCGTGGTCCGGTCGGACGGGCGCGAGGCCATCCGCGACCTCGTCGCCCACCTGCACGGCCTCGGCCACCGCAGGCTCGCCATCATCGCGGGCCCGGCGGCGACCACGACCGGCAGCGAGCGCGTGGCGGCCTTCCGCGAGGCACTCGCCGCCTACGGCCTCGAACTCCCCGACGCCTACATAGGGCAGGGCGACTTCCAGGCCGAGAGCGGGCGCCGGGCGACCGAGGGGTTCCTCGACCTGCCCGAGCCGCCCGAGGTCGTCTTCGCCGCGGACAACCTGATGGCGCTCGGCGCGCTGGACGCGATCCGCGCGCGCGGGATGCGGGTTCCCGAGGACATCGCGCTCGCCGCGTTCGACGACATCCCGTGGTTCGTGCACACCGATCCGCCGATCACGGCGATCGCCCAGCCGACGGGCGAGCTGGGCAGGGCCGCCGTACGGGCCCTGATCGACCGCATCGAGGGGCGGCCCCCGCAGTCCGTCACCCTCCCCGCCCGACTCGTCGTGCGCCGCTCGTGCGGCGAGTCCCCCGTAACGAACAGGAGCAACCCGTGA